The Rhododendron vialii isolate Sample 1 chromosome 8a, ASM3025357v1 genome has a window encoding:
- the LOC131298908 gene encoding uncharacterized protein LOC131298908: MVSTAETTPDVSPKYSDDEMHDMLFARRGCCHWNIPIFSSVVGNSNNAASGPSSIFKWERISNSSPEKEEESAWWLSAFKKLREWSELVAGPRWKTFIRRFNKTRGGCCGMRNGKLFQYDPLSYALNFDDGVGQNGHFDFSSRYAAIPVSAKSSLDLGTDTPVFR, encoded by the coding sequence ATGGTATCCACCGCGGAAACCACCCCAGACGTCTCACCAAAATACTCCGACGACGAAATGCACGACATGTTGTTCGCCCGACGCGGCTGTTGTCACTGGAACATCCCCATCTTCTCCAGCGTCGTCGGAAACTCGAACAACGCCGCATCGGGACCCTCCTCGATCTTTAAGTGGGAACGGATATCGAATTCGTCCccggagaaggaggaggagagcgCGTGGTGGCTGAGCGCGTTCAAGAAGTTGAGGGAGTGGTCGGAGCTCGTGGCCGGGCCGAGGTGGAAGACGTTCATACGGCGGTTCAACAAGACCCGCGGCGGTTGCTGCGGGATGAGGAATGGTAAATTATTCCAGTACGATCCCCTCAGTTACGCCCTCAATTTCGACGATGGGGTGGGGCAGAACGGTCATTTTGATTTCTCGTCGAGGTACGCGGCGATTCCGGTCTCGGCCAAGTCGTCGTTGGATCTGGGGACGGACACGCCGGTGTTCAGGTGA